The DNA window GGCAATTTATGCGCAAAGAGCTCGCCAAATACGCCGATGAGATCGTGCAAGATCGCCTCGGCAGCATTTTCGGCGTCAAGCGCGGCGACGAGACAGGCCCAACGGTGATGGTCGCCGGCCATATGGATGAGGTCGGGTTTATGGTCACAGCGATTACCGAGCACGGCATGATTCGCTTTCAAACGCTCGGCGGCTGGTGGAATCAAGTGCTGCTCGCCCAGCGCGTGCAAATTATCACGAACGACGGGCCGGTCGTCGGCGTCATCGGCTCGATTCCGCCGCATTTGCTCGATGAGGAGCAGCGAAATAAACCGATGGAAATCAAACATATGCTCATCGACATCGGCGCGGAAAGCCGTGAGGACGCCGAGCGGATCGGCATTCGCCCGGGTCAGCCGATCGTGCCGGTCAGCCCGTTCACGGTGCTGGCGAACGGGAAAACGGTGATGGCGAAAGCGTGGGACAATCGGTTCGGCTGCGGGCTCGCCATCGAGCTGTTAAAAGAGCTGAAAGACGAAGCCGTGCCGAACGTGTTGTATGCCGGAGCGACGGTGCAAGAGGAAGTCGGGCTGCGCGGGGCGCAGACGGCGGCAACGATGATCAACCCGGACATCTTCTTCGCCCTTGAGGCGAGCCCGGCGAACGACATGTCTGGCGACAAACAGGCGTTTGGCCAGATCGGCAAAGGAGCGCTCGTCCGTTTGTACGACCGGACGATGGTGACGCACCGCGGCATGCGCGAGTTCGTGCTCGATACAGCGGAGGCGCTTGATGTCCCGTATCAGTTTTTCATTTCTCCGGGCGGAGGAACGGACGCCGGGCGGGTTCATATCGCGAACCGCGGCGTGCCGTCGGCGGTCATCGGCCTTTGCGCCCGCTATATTCATACGCATGCGGCGATCATTCACGTCGATGATTATGCGGCGGCGAAAGCGCTCATCGTTGAGCTCGTCAAACGGTGCGACCGGGCGACGGTCGAAGCGATCCGCGCCAACAGCTAAACAAAAAACGAATGGCGGCAAAGAGGCAAAACGATAGGAAAAGCTAAATAAGATAAGGGGGAGAAGCGTCGGCTTCTCCTTTTCCATGCCAAGGAGGGCGAACCATGAAGACGATGGCAGTCGGAACAAAAAACGAAGCGAAAATCGCCGCCGTCCGCGCGGTGTTCGGGGAGACGGACTATCGCATCGTTCCGCTTGAGGTGCCCTCAGGCGTCTCCGCTCAGCCGCTTTCGGACGAAGAAACGCGTCTTGGCGCGATCGAGCGCGCCAAGCGGACGCTTGAAGCGGCAGAGGCGGACATCGGCATCGGTCTTGAGGGCGGCGTTATGAACATAGACGGGCAATGGTGGCTTTGCAACTGGGGAGCGCTCGTTGACCGAAACGGCATCACGGTTGCTGCCGGCGGCGCGCGCCTCGCCTTGCCGCCGGAGATCGGCGCCGGGCTTGAGGCGGGGCGTGAGCTCGGCGAACTGATGGAGGAGTATACAGGGCGGCGGAACATCCGCACAAAGGAAGGGGCGGTCGGCGTATTTACGAACGGACGCATCGACCGCGCGGCGATGTTTTCCCACATCGTTCAACTGTTGGCCGGCCAATACGAATTTTTTTGTCAAAACGGGCCGTTCACGGTATGATGGAATGGGGAGCGGCCCAGAAGCGACAAGGCAAGGGGGAAAGAGATGAACAGCCGGCAAATGTATGAAATGATCAAGGAACGTCTCAAAACCCATCCGCACTGGACGTTCCACTTTGATGCCAAACAAGACACGATGCGCATCGAAGACCGCCGCACGAAAAAAGGGGTGACGATCTCGCTTCCCGGCGTGATCGCCAAGTGGCACGAACAAAAAGACGAAGCGGTGCGCGAAATCATTTATTACGTAGAAGAAACGCTGAAAACGATGGAAGAAACGGCAACGCTTTCCGGAAACGAGCGGAACATTTATCCCGTCATTCGGTCGACGTCGTTTCCGACCGAAACGAAAGAAGGCGTTCCGCTTTTGCATGATGATCATACGGCGGAAACGCGCATTTACTACGCGCTTGATCTAGGCAAAACGTATCGCCTGATCGACGAACAAATGATGGAAAAGGAAGCATGGAACCGTGAGCGGGTGAAGGAAATCGCCCGCTTTAACGTCCGTTCGCTGCCGGCGCCGGTGAAAGAAGACCGCGTCGCCGACAACGTGTTTTATTTTGTCAACACGAACGACGGCTATGATGCGAGCCGGATCCTAAACGATGCGTTTTTGGCCGAGATGCACACGCGCATCGAAGGAACGATGGCGTTGGCCGTTCCGCATCAAGATGTGCTCATTATTGCCGATTTGCGCAATGAGATCGGCTACGATGTGCTCGCGCAAATGACGATGAGCTTTTTTGCCGGCGGTCGCGTGCCGATCACGGCGCTGTCCTTTTTATACGAAAACGGCAAACTCGAACCGATTTTCATTTTAGGAAAAAAACGGAGAACGTAAGGCATAAGGAGGAGTCAAGCAATGAACGTGTTCTACAACCGCGAAGGGATCGGTGATGTGTTGCTCGTATCGCTAAAGCCAGCGGCTGACGAGGAGCGGGCGTTTACGAAACAAGGCGATGTCGTCCGCATCGTTTCTGAACGCACCGGCGAGACGGTCGGCTATAACATTTTTTCCGCTTCTTCCTACTATCCATTTTCTGGAAGTGGACCGCTTGACGTCAACGACGAGCTTGTTGGCATCATCAATGATATTTTGGCGAAAAACAGCTGTGACGAACGGATTGAAGCGGACTTGTCGCCGAAATTTGTCGTCGGATATGTGAAGGAAAAAGCGAAGCATCCGAACGCTGATAAGTTGAGCGTCTGCCAAGTCGATGTCGGCGATGAGGTGCTGCAAATCGTCTGCGGGGCGCCGAACGTCGCTGAAGGGCAAAAAGTCGTCGTCGCGAAAATCGGCGCGGTCATGCCAAGCGGCCTTGTCATTCAAGAAAGTGAACTGCGCGGCGTCCGGTCATCCGGCATGATTTGCTCGGCGCGCGAACTCGGGCTGCCGAACGCCCCGCAGGAAAAAGGGATTCTTGTGCTCTCCGATGAGTATGAGGTGGGGCAACCGTTCACGTTTTAACGGGGCAATAGGCAAGAGCCGGACGATATTCAGCCTGAACGTCACTGGCATAGACTCCAGTGGCGTTTTTTCCGACACCGAATGAATAGAAAGAGTGGAACGACCAATGAAATTTTGGAAACGATGGCTCCGTTTTTTAACGGATGAGGAGGAACACGAACAACCGGCCGGTGGAAAACGAATGGATCACAGGACGGAACGCGCCGAGGCGAAAGTCGTGTACCAGTATCCGCAAGGCCGCTTCCGCTTTCCGCTCATTCCGGACGATCATTCCCCACGGGCCGAGGAGACGCTGAGGCGAATGGCCGGCGAAGAAAGCAAGGTGAAGGCCCCGCGCCGCCCAATCGCCGATCCGGTGAGAGAATCGGCGGAAAAAAAGCCGTTCCGCCCGTCCGATGTGCCGTCTCCTGTGTTTGGATATGATAAGAATCGTAATGAATGGCGGCAACGGCTGACGGAACAAGGAACGATCGCCGCTGTGAGGATCGCAGACAAGGCGAGCCACCGTCCCGGGATGCCGACCGTCAATGAGCAAGCTGGAAACTTGTCAAGCGATCAAGCGCTTTTGTCTCGCCCTTCTCATTTAGCCGAAGCCGCCGCGCCGCAGGGGACGTTGCAAAGAGTTGGACGAAGCGGCGAGGAGGGAGCGGCGGCCGGCCGGCCGACGGAAAAAGAGAAGAACGCCAAAGCTGACGCGGCCGTACATATCGCCACATCGGACGCAGAACAACGGATAAATGAAGCGACCGGAAAAGACGTTCTTGGCGAAGCGCCATTTACCGAGACGGTGGCAGAAGCGAAAGAGCGTCCAGCCGAGCTTGTCAAGGAAGAAGCGATCCTTGGCGAACCGGCATTCACTGGGACAGCAGCGGAAACAGAAGAGCAGGTAGAAGGAGGCACTCCGGCAAAGGATGGCGTTTCTGAAGCGAATGCAGCATTGACGCGGCCGGCAGTAAAAGAAACAGAACAGACAGATGGGCTTATCTGGGAGGAAGAGGGCGTCTCTGATGCGAGGTCCGCGGCGGCGATGACGATGGTTGAACCGGCGGCCGCGGAAATGAAAGACGAACAAGCACATGTGCCGCCTGGCGAAGTGGCAACCGCGGCGGAACCGGAAGGCAGCTTCCATGAAGGCGGAGATATACGGTCAGCCGCGCGAACGGAGGAAAATAGATTAAGCCAGCCGGATCACGGCGGTGACGAACAACAAAAGGAAACGATGAAGCTGTCGGCGGAGAGCGATAACGGAAATGCAAGGGCTGTTTCCCAAGAAGGAGAGGAGGGGCCGCTTCGCCTCCCATTGCCGCCTGGCGAAACCAAGCGGCCCATCGACCGCCACCGCCCGGAACGAGCGCGCGTTCCGTACAACGTGATGATGCTAAAGCAAGACCGGCGCAAGCTCGAAGAAAAAGCGGCCCGCCGCCCGGGCGGTTATTCGCTGCCGCCGCTGTCGCTCCTTACGCCGCCGGGGGAGGCGGCGGCCTGCGATGAGCAATGGATTCGTGAACAATGCGCCCGTTTGGACCGGACGTTTGAGAGCTTCCATATCGGCGCGAAAGTGGTTCATGCGACACAAGGGCCGACAGTGACGCAGTTTGAAGTGCAGCCCGATCTAGGGGTAAAAGTGAGCAAAATTACGAGCTTAACGGATGACATCAAGCTGAGCTTGGCGGCAAGAGATATTCGGATCGAAGCGCCCATTCCGGGAAAACGGACGATCGGCATCGAAGTGCCGAACCCGTCAAGCCGGCCGGTGCAGCTGCGGGAGATTTTGGAGAGCCGCGCGTTTCGCGAGCGCCGTTCTCCGCTCACGGTCGCGCTCGGGCTCGATATTAGCGGGGCGCCGATCGTGACGGACATCCAAAAAATGCCTCATGGACTCATCGCCGGAGCGACCGGGTCGGGCAAAAGCGTATGCATGAATGCCATGCTTGTCAGCATGCTGTATAAAGCTGCCCCGCACGAAGTGAAGTGGCTGCTCATCGACCCGAAAATGGTCGAACTGGCCCCGTACAACGGGTTGCCGCATTTGCTCAGCCCGGTCATTACAGAGGCAAAAGCGGCCGCTGGAGCGCTCAAATGGGCGGTCGGCGAAATGGAGCGGCGGTACGAGCTGTTTGTTCATGCCGGGGTGCGCGATATCGAGAAGTATAACGCTTCGCTCCACGCCCAAGGGGACAGCGAACCGCTCCTTCCGTACATCGTCATTGTCATTGATGAGCTGGCCGATTTGATGATGGCCGCTCCGGCCGATGTCGAAGAATCGATTTGCCGGTTGGCGCAAAAGGCACGGGCGTGCGGCATTCACTTATTGATCGCCACACAGCGGCCCTCGGTCGATGTCATCACTGGTTTGATCAAGGCGAACATTCCGACGCGCATCGCCTTTTCCGTCTCTTCCCAAATCGATTCGCGCACGATTTTAGATGCGAATGGGGCCGAGCGGCTGCTTGGCCGCGGCGATATGCTCTTTTTGGAAAACGGATCGGCCAAGCCGGTGCGGCTGCAAGGATGCTTCATCTCCGATGAGGAAATGGAACGGGTGACGGCGTATGTGAAAGCGCAGCAAGAGCCTTCCTACTTGTTCAGCCCGGACGAGTTCCGGCAGACAGCGGCGTTCGGCGAGGAAGATGACGAATTATTCGATGAAGCGTGCCGGTTTGTCATCGCGCAAGGCGGGGCATCGACATCGAGTTTGCAGCGCCATTTCCGCATCGGCTACAACCGTGCCGCCCGCCTCATCGAGATGATGGAAGAGCAAGGGCTGATTTCTGAAGCGCGCGGCAGCAAACCGCGCGACGTGTTAATGAGCGAGGAAGAGTGGGCGCGTTGGCGCGAGCGGGGTGCATTGCAGGCGGACGGTTTTTCCCCTTCCGAACGGTAGTGTTTTGCTGCCGGGCGTGCTATAATGGGGAAATGAGACAGCCGGTACAGCAAAATGAAATAAATGGCAAAACTAGATGAATATCATATACTGTCTTACAGAGAGACGATGGTTGGAGGGCTTAGCGATGACAGTTTACCATTTTGTTGGCATTAAAGGCACAGGGATGGGTGCGCTCGCGCAAGTGCTTCACGATCTCGGCTATACAGTGCAAGGATCGGACGTAGAAAAATGGTTTTTTACGCAAAAGGCGCTTGAGGAGCGGGGAATCCCGGTATTGCCTTTTTCAAAAGACAATATTCGCCCGGGTTATACCGTCATTGCCGGCAATGCTTTTCCAGACACGCACGAGGAAATCGAAGCGGCCCGTCAGCTCGGCGTTCCTGTCATTCGGTACCATCGCTTTTTAGGGGAGTTGGCAGGCAAGTTTACGAGCATAGCAGTGACCGGCTCGCACGGGAAGACGACGACGACGGGACTGCTTGCCCATGTGATGCAAGGGGCGCATCCAACGTCGTATTTAATCGGAGATGGAACGGGAAAAGGGGAGCCGGGGAGCAAATATTTCGTATTTGAGGCATGTGAATATCGAAGACATTTCCTTTCGTATTTTCCAGATTATGCAATCATGACGAACATTGACTTCGACCACCCGGACTATTTCGCCAATATTGATGACGTCTTTTCTGCTTTCCAGCAGATGGCGGAGCAGGTGAACAAAGCGATTGTCGCTTGCGGGGATGATCCGTATTTGCAAAAGATTCAAGCAAAAGTGCCGATTTTGTTTTACGGGCTTGGCGAAGAAAACGATTTTCAAGCGCGCAACATCGTGAAAACGACAGAAGGGACGGCGTTTGACGTATTTGTGCGCAGCACGTTTTTTGCCTCGTTTACCATTCCGCGCTTTGGCACCCATAACGTGCTGAATGCGCTCGCAGTCATCGCCCTTTGCCATTACGAAGGGATTGACGCCGGCACGATCGCTGCGCGGCTGCAAACGTTCCAAGGGGTGAAGCGCCGCTTCAGCGAAAAAACGGTCGGACGCCAAGTGTTAATTGACGATTATGCGCATCATCCACGCGAAATTATGGCGACATTAGAAGCGGCTAGACAAAAATACCCGGGGCGCGAAGTCGTCGCCATCTTCCAGCCGCACACGTATACGCGGACGCAGACGTTTTTGCGCGAGTTTGCCGAAAGCTTGCAACAGGCAGACTACGTTTATTTGTGCGACATTTTCGGCTCGGCGCGCGAACATCATGGCAAGCTGTCCATTCGTGACTTGCAGGCGCAAATCCCGCGCTCGCAGCTGCTTGAGGAGCAAAACGTGTCCGTGTTGAAGCAGCATCGCGATGCGGTGCTTGTGTTTATGGGCGCCGGCGACATTCAAAAGTTTCAACAAGCATACGAACGGGCCGTTCTTTCCGCCTGACGGCCGACGGAAACGGGCCGGACGGCCCGTTTTTTAATCTTTTCCGCTAGGAAGACTCTCACTCGTGGACAAGAGAAAGGGAAGGGACGAATTCGGTTTTGCCCGAGGGGGATGGCCGGAATCCTCCGCCCCCGCCGGTCGATTGGGAAAGATCGGGCGTGAGGCAGGAAACAAAAGGCGGGATGTCGAAGTTTGAAAACGGGACAGAACGGGTACAAAGAGGACGAAACGGTCCGACAGGCAAGGGGGGGAATGAGGTGGAATGGCTTTTGTATGCGAGCGCCGCGCTCATCGCTGCCGCTTTTTTGCTTCTTTCGGTTTACATAGCGAGAACGCTCATTGTTTTGCAGGAGACGCTGCGCCGGCTGGCCGCGGCGGTCAGCCATGCCGATGAACAAGTGCAAACGGTTGCGAAGGAAGTGACCCAGCTTCTTCATACGGCCAACAGCATTGCCGGCGATGTGCAAAACAAGGCGGAAAAGTTAAACCATGCGGTCGAGGCGGTGAATGAAATCGGCGGCACTGTCCGGTCGCTGAACCGCGCGCTTCGGCAGACGGCAGCGGCGCTGTCGGCGAGAGCGGGTCAAGGGCAAGAAAAGTGGGCGAAAGCGCTGCGCTGGGCAAATGTTTTGCTTGATATATGGGAAAAATGGAGAGAAAGAGAACAACTGCGGGAAAAGGAGGGTATGCCAAATGGCGAAAAATAACGGTGGATTTTTGCTTGGAGCGCTTGTCGGCGGCATCGCCGGCGCGGCTGCTGCGATGTTTTTGACGAGCGAAAAAGGGAGGAAGTGGCTGAACGAGTGGAACAATAACGAAACATGGGAGCCGGTGAAAACGACCGCTGCTGAGTGGTTCGAGACGGCTAAAGAGAAAACGAAGGAAATCGCCCACTTCATCCCGCTGAAAACGGCTGAAGCGCCGGCCGGCGGGGAAGGTGTTGGAGAAACGACGATTCCGATTCCGCCATCCGCGGACAAGGCGGATCGCGAAACGCTCCAAAAGTTGCTTGAGGAAGCGGAAGCCGCGCTAGATAATGCCGAGCAAAACATGCCATATCGAAAAGAAGTGGAGTGAAGACGGTGGGAATGGAGAAACTGGAGACGACCGAACAGTTTGACCGTATCATGCAAGAAACGCGCCGCTTTTTGTTCGTTAAACATAGCTTGACATGCCCGATCAGCCAAGCGGCGTTCCGCGAGTGCGAGAAGTTTGCCGCCGATCATCCGGAGCTGGCCGTCTATTGCTTATACGTTCAGGAGGCGCGCCCGCTTTCCAACTACATCGCAGAGCTGACGGGCGTGAAGCACGAGTCGCCGCAAGTGCTGCTGTTTGAAAACGGCCAAGTCGTCTGGCATGCGTCGCACTGGAAGATTACGTACGAGGCGTTGAACACGCATACTGCCATCGCATAACCGCCTGCCCAGCGGGCGGTTTTTTCCGGCTGTTTTACTTTACTACTTAAAAGCGTTTAATCAAAAAAGCATTTTTTTCGTGACAACCGGTTTTTCATCCATTATAATAAAGACTAATTAAAAAACTTAACCGCTCTGTTTCTGGACGGGGGAAGCGCCTTGCGCGCGGCTTGCCGGCGTCCGGTAGGCGAGGCTAGAAGAGCGAAACATCGCACGATATTTGGCGAAAGGATGGGGGAAGCATGAGCAACGAGAGATTAGATGAGCTGCGGGCGAGAGTCGATGAAATTAATTTGCAGCTGTTGAAGCTGATCAATGAACGGGGGCGTCTCGTCCAAGAGATCGGGAAAATTAAAGAAGCGCAAGGGACGCATCGCTACGACCCGGTGCGTGAGCGGAAAATGCTCGATCTTATTTCCGAGCATAACGACGGACCGTTCGAAACGTCGACGCTGCAGCACATTTTCAAGGAAATTTTTAAAGCGGCGCTTGAGCTGCAAGAGGATGACCACCGGAAAGCGCTGCTCGTCTCACGGAAAAAGCATCCGGAAAACACGATTGTCGAAGTGAAAGGCGAACGGATCGGCGACGGCAACCAATATTTCGTCATGGGGCCGTGCGCCGTCGAAAGCTACGAGCAGGTGGCTACGGTCGCTGAAGCGGTGAAAAAGCAAGGCATTAAGCTGCTGCGTGGCGGCGCATACAAACCGCGCACATCGCCGTACGACTTCCAAGGGCTCGGTGTCGAGGGGCTGAAAATTTTGAAACGGATCGCCGATGAATTTGATTTGGCGGTCATTAGCGAAATCGTCACTCCGGCGGATATTGAGACCGCCTTGGATTATATCGATGTCATCCAAATCGGGGCGCGTAACATGCAAAACTTTGAGCTGCTGAAAGCGGCCGGCCAAGTCAATAAGCCGGTTTTGCTGAAGCGCGGCTTAGCGGCGACGATCGAGGAGTTCATCAACGCTGCTGAATACATTATGTCGCAAGGCAACGGGCAAATCATTTTGTGCGAGCGCGGCATCCGCACGTACGAGCGGGCAACGCGCAATACGCTCGACATTTCGGCGGTGCCGATCTTAAAGAAAGAAACGCACTTGCCGGTGTTCGTCGATGTCACCCACTCGACCGGGCGGCGCGATCTTCTCATTCCGTGCGCCAAAGCGGCGTTGGCGATCGGCGCTGACGGCGTCATGGCCGAAGTGCACCCAGATCCGGCCGTCGCTTTGTCCGACTCCGCCCAACAAATGGATATTGCCCAATTCAACGAATTTATGGAAGAAGTGCGCGCGTTCCAACGCCAGTTCGTTCAGGCGTAAAGCCATCTCCCCTTCGGTCTTGGCCGAAGGGGATTTTTTACTGAATTGTGCAAACGTTTTTTGGGCAAACTATCCATGAACGGTTTGTGAACAAAACAGCAAAATCATTGCCATTTCGTTGCGAGTTGGCGATAATGTATCGTATGATAGTTGTACATATATATCGGAACTCTTGCAGATTACCGGATTGAGGAAAAAGGAGTGAACGGAATGACCGTAACGATTTATGATGTGGCGCGAGAGGCGAACGTCTCGATGGCGACGGTCTCGCGCGTCGTAAACGGCAACCCGAACGTCAAGCCGTCGACAAGGAAAAAAGTATTGGAAGCGATTGAGCGGCTCGGCTACCGCCCAAATGCGGTCGCGCGCGGTCTTGCCAGCAAAAAAACGACGACGGTCGGGGTGATCATCCCAGATATTTCGAGCATCTTCTTTGCCGAGCTGGCGCGCGGCATTGAAGATATTGCGACGATGTATAAATACAACATTATTTTAAGCAACTCCGACCAAAACAAAGAAAAAGAGCTGCATTTGCTCAATACGATGCTTGCCAAGCAAGTGGACGGCATTTTGTTTATGGGCGGGACGATCACCGAGGAGCACGTCGCCGAGTTTCAAAAATCGTCCGTGCCGATCGTGCTTGCGGCGACGGTGGAGCCGAACGACACGATCCCCTCGGTTAACATTGACTACGAGCAGGCCGCGTTTGAAGCGGTCACATATTTGCTCGAAAAAGGAAACCGGCGCGTGGCATATGTCACCGGTCCGACCGACGACCCGATCAACCAACGGAAACTGGCTGGCTATCGGCGTGCGCTCGAGGAGCACAGGACGCCGTACGAGGAAGAACTCGTTGTGGAAGGCGACAACTCGTATGACTCCGGCTTGGAAGCATATGAAAAAATCGCTGAGCTCGCCGAGCGGCCGAAGGCGGTCTTTGCCGGGACGGACGAAATGGCGCTCGGCATCATCCATAGCGCCCAAGACCACGGGGTGCGCGTGCCGGATGAACTTGAAGTCGTCGGCTTTGACAACACGAGGCTGGCGACGATGGTGCGGCCGCGGCTGACGACCGTCGTGCAGCCGATGTATGACATCGGCGCGGTGGCGATGCGGCTGCTGACGAAGTATATGAATAAAGAACAAGTCGACAATCATGTCGTCGTCTTGCCGCACCGGTTGGAAGTGCGCGAGTCGACAAAATAAGCAACGGGAAAAAGCGTCCGGATGGGCGCTTTTTTTTCGCCTTATGAAGCGGTGGGAAAGCCGGCGTTTTCACATTCCTTCAAGCAAAGCGGGAGGCGGCGCGAAGAGGGGGCAGCCGCTCCCTGCTTTGCCGATCAAAGACGCGAATGATCGTGCATTTGGATGGGCGGGATCAAGTGCCCGCGCGCCGCTGGCTGCGAATGAAATACAACGCCTTTTCCGTCGTCTGGGCATTTTTTTCGCTAATTTCCGCCTTGCGCGGGATCGGCGGGTACAAGTCGTCCGGATCGTCCCATTCAAGCGGCAAGGAGACCGGTGAAAGCGGTTGCCATCGCTCGCGCCAAGCGACCGGCAGCGGGCCGGAAATATCGGATTGTTCCGTCATTTCAAGCCAAAGAAGCGCCCACGCCCGCGGGACGACGCGCCAAATGTCATACCCCCCGCCGCCGACGGCGATCCAGCGGCCGCCGCAATATTCATGGGCGATTTGGTGGGCGAGCTTCGGAATGGCGCGATACGTTTTCATCGTCAACGACAAATGGGTAAGCGGGTCGTAATAATGGGCGTCCACTCCATTTTGCGTCACAATGACATCGGGACGGAAAAAGTCGGCGATTTCCCGAAGCGCCGTCGTGTAAGCGTAAAGCCATGACTCATCCTCCGTAAACGCGTCAACCGGAATGTTGAACGAATAGCCGTACCCCGCTCCGTGGCCGCGTTCGTTGACGTTTCCCGTCCCCGGAAACAAGTAGCGGCCCGTCTCATGAATCGAAAACGTGCAGACGTTTGGATCGTCATAAAACGCCCATTGCACCCCGTCGCCGTGGTGGGCGTCCGTGTCGACATATAAGACGCGCAGTCCGTATTTTTCGCGGATGTATTGAATGGCGACCGCGCTGTCATTGTAGACGCAAAAGCCGGACGCCTTGCCGCGGAACCCGTGATGCAAGCCGCCGCCAAGGTTGAGGGCATGATCGGCCTGTCCGGACAGAACGCAATCGACAGCCGTCAGCGTGCTGCCGACAAGGAGCGCGCTCGCCTCGTGCATGTTCGGGAAGATCGGCGTATCTTCGGTGCCGAGGCCGTAGTTCACCGCGGCTGTTTCGGAAAGCTCGCCGCGCCCGGCTGCCTTGACCGCCTCGATGTACGAACGGTCATGAATGAGCGCCAGCTCTTCGTCCGACGCTATGCGCGGGTGGACGATGCGGCCGTCGTCTAGGGCGTCGAGCGTCCGCAGCAAGTCGTACGTCAGCTTCACCCGCAGCTGGTTGAACGGATGATCGTCATGAAATTTATATTGAAGAAATTGCTCGCTGTAAACAAATACGCACTTTTCGCTCATGACGTAACCCCCGGCAAGTTCGGCCAGAGCACTGTATAACCGGCCTTTTTCAAATCATGGATCAAGTTGATCGGGTTCATCGTTTGGACGCGAAACACTAAAATTTTATAGTTTGGGTCGCTGGCTGGATACAAAAGGACGCTGGCGATATTGACGTGGTGCTCGGCGATGATGCTCGCCGCTTTGCCTAACATTCCCGCTTCGTTCGGCACTTTAATTTCGATTTGCGACCCGGGCTGGTGGGCGCCGGTCAGCTGAATGAGCGTGTGCAATAAATCCGTTTCAGTGATGATGCCAACGAGCTTTCCTCCGTTGACGATCGGCAAGCAGCCGATCCGGTGTTCGTAAAAGAGCGCGGCGACTTCTTCGACGAAATCGAGCGGGTGGCCGACGATGATGTCTGTTTTCATAATCGCGCTGACCGGTTTTTGCAGGTCGTCAAGATGTTCATGAAGATGGAAAATCGATGGACTGGCGTCGCGTAAATCGCGGTCCGTCACAAGGCCGACTAAACGCCCTTCCCCGTCGATGACCGGAAGATGGCGGATGCGGTGATGGCGAAGCAGCTGCAGCGCTTCGGCGATGGTGTTCGTGGCGCGGAGCGTGACCACCGATGTGTTCATGACTTGTTCAACAATCATCTTTCTCCTCTCCCCTTTGTGCATCGCACGTTTAGTACATATAGCGGTTCATAAAGCGAAGCCGGTCAAACCGTTGAATCGATTCCGGATCGACCCGTTTGCCGATGCGGACCATGAGGCAGTTCGCCGGATGGGAACAAATTTCCGGGTCGTCGGTCGCGTACCAGACGAGTCCGCCGGCGTTCATCATTTTCTCCATCACTTTCCGGTATTCCCATACGTTCAGCCCGGTCCCTTTCAAATCCCAATGCCAATAATACTCAGTGGTAATGATGATATAATCTTCCATCGCATCGTCCATCATGGAGACAATCAATAAATTTTTTCCAACGCCAAAGCCGCGAAACTCCGGGATCACTTCGATGGCGCCGAGTTCGATTAAATTGTCCATCTTCCCTTCAGACCAACGTTCAAGCGGGTCGGGATATAAAAATGTGACATAACCGACGATCGTTTCGCCGCGGCGGGCGATAATGATCCGGCCTTCCGGCAGCTTGGCGATCTCGATTAATGCTTCGTGCTGTTTAGAGGGTTGGCGAAATGAAGTTAAGTCACGGTGAAATTCGTAGCTGGCCAACGCTTCCG is part of the Geobacillus sp. 46C-IIa genome and encodes:
- a CDS encoding DNA translocase FtsK yields the protein MKFWKRWLRFLTDEEEHEQPAGGKRMDHRTERAEAKVVYQYPQGRFRFPLIPDDHSPRAEETLRRMAGEESKVKAPRRPIADPVRESAEKKPFRPSDVPSPVFGYDKNRNEWRQRLTEQGTIAAVRIADKASHRPGMPTVNEQAGNLSSDQALLSRPSHLAEAAAPQGTLQRVGRSGEEGAAAGRPTEKEKNAKADAAVHIATSDAEQRINEATGKDVLGEAPFTETVAEAKERPAELVKEEAILGEPAFTGTAAETEEQVEGGTPAKDGVSEANAALTRPAVKETEQTDGLIWEEEGVSDARSAAAMTMVEPAAAEMKDEQAHVPPGEVATAAEPEGSFHEGGDIRSAARTEENRLSQPDHGGDEQQKETMKLSAESDNGNARAVSQEGEEGPLRLPLPPGETKRPIDRHRPERARVPYNVMMLKQDRRKLEEKAARRPGGYSLPPLSLLTPPGEAAACDEQWIREQCARLDRTFESFHIGAKVVHATQGPTVTQFEVQPDLGVKVSKITSLTDDIKLSLAARDIRIEAPIPGKRTIGIEVPNPSSRPVQLREILESRAFRERRSPLTVALGLDISGAPIVTDIQKMPHGLIAGATGSGKSVCMNAMLVSMLYKAAPHEVKWLLIDPKMVELAPYNGLPHLLSPVITEAKAAAGALKWAVGEMERRYELFVHAGVRDIEKYNASLHAQGDSEPLLPYIVIVIDELADLMMAAPADVEESICRLAQKARACGIHLLIATQRPSVDVITGLIKANIPTRIAFSVSSQIDSRTILDANGAERLLGRGDMLFLENGSAKPVRLQGCFISDEEMERVTAYVKAQQEPSYLFSPDEFRQTAAFGEEDDELFDEACRFVIAQGGASTSSLQRHFRIGYNRAARLIEMMEEQGLISEARGSKPRDVLMSEEEWARWRERGALQADGFSPSER
- a CDS encoding DUF1444 domain-containing protein, whose product is MNSRQMYEMIKERLKTHPHWTFHFDAKQDTMRIEDRRTKKGVTISLPGVIAKWHEQKDEAVREIIYYVEETLKTMEETATLSGNERNIYPVIRSTSFPTETKEGVPLLHDDHTAETRIYYALDLGKTYRLIDEQMMEKEAWNRERVKEIARFNVRSLPAPVKEDRVADNVFYFVNTNDGYDASRILNDAFLAEMHTRIEGTMALAVPHQDVLIIADLRNEIGYDVLAQMTMSFFAGGRVPITALSFLYENGKLEPIFILGKKRRT
- a CDS encoding M42 family metallopeptidase: MNVETLQLFQTLTELPGAPGHEHAVRQFMRKELAKYADEIVQDRLGSIFGVKRGDETGPTVMVAGHMDEVGFMVTAITEHGMIRFQTLGGWWNQVLLAQRVQIITNDGPVVGVIGSIPPHLLDEEQRNKPMEIKHMLIDIGAESREDAERIGIRPGQPIVPVSPFTVLANGKTVMAKAWDNRFGCGLAIELLKELKDEAVPNVLYAGATVQEEVGLRGAQTAATMINPDIFFALEASPANDMSGDKQAFGQIGKGALVRLYDRTMVTHRGMREFVLDTAEALDVPYQFFISPGGGTDAGRVHIANRGVPSAVIGLCARYIHTHAAIIHVDDYAAAKALIVELVKRCDRATVEAIRANS
- the ytpR gene encoding YtpR family tRNA-binding protein, whose amino-acid sequence is MNVFYNREGIGDVLLVSLKPAADEERAFTKQGDVVRIVSERTGETVGYNIFSASSYYPFSGSGPLDVNDELVGIINDILAKNSCDERIEADLSPKFVVGYVKEKAKHPNADKLSVCQVDVGDEVLQIVCGAPNVAEGQKVVVAKIGAVMPSGLVIQESELRGVRSSGMICSARELGLPNAPQEKGILVLSDEYEVGQPFTF
- a CDS encoding DUF84 family protein; its protein translation is MKTMAVGTKNEAKIAAVRAVFGETDYRIVPLEVPSGVSAQPLSDEETRLGAIERAKRTLEAAEADIGIGLEGGVMNIDGQWWLCNWGALVDRNGITVAAGGARLALPPEIGAGLEAGRELGELMEEYTGRRNIRTKEGAVGVFTNGRIDRAAMFSHIVQLLAGQYEFFCQNGPFTV